One genomic window of Kaistia geumhonensis includes the following:
- a CDS encoding alpha/beta fold hydrolase, protein MIKGMGGAVAAAVTKRTRAARKRSVSLLPLVVAASFAGLAAYNHVRARQAVLRALRGRLMHVGAVRLHVLDEGVGMPLVLLHGNGSAAEDFVASGLIGAASGRYRVLAFDRPGFGASSRPRGPIWTPAAQADLIHAALRQLGIERYLVLGHSFGASVALECALRHPEAVAGVIAVSGYYFPKPRPALAFASLPAVPILGTIARYTVLPLLARKTWPLVLEKMFRPAPIAPRFSASLRELACGPEGLRSVAAESALLIAASAMVPDYSRITAPVGILAGDADDLIDAAEQAGLLKAAIPGALVDIVPHAGHMVQQTAPDAVLAMIDRIETARRAA, encoded by the coding sequence ATGATCAAGGGCATGGGCGGGGCGGTCGCCGCCGCCGTGACGAAGCGAACGCGGGCCGCGCGGAAGCGGTCGGTCTCGCTGCTGCCGCTGGTGGTGGCGGCGTCGTTCGCCGGGCTCGCCGCCTATAATCATGTCCGCGCCCGGCAGGCGGTGCTCCGCGCGCTGCGCGGCCGGCTCATGCATGTCGGCGCGGTGCGCCTGCATGTCCTCGACGAAGGCGTGGGCATGCCGCTCGTGCTCCTGCATGGCAATGGCTCGGCCGCCGAGGATTTCGTCGCGAGCGGCCTCATCGGGGCGGCATCGGGGCGCTACCGCGTGCTCGCTTTCGACCGGCCCGGTTTCGGCGCGAGTTCCCGTCCGCGCGGCCCGATCTGGACGCCGGCCGCGCAGGCGGATCTCATCCATGCGGCGCTTCGGCAACTCGGCATCGAGCGCTATCTCGTGCTCGGCCATTCTTTCGGCGCATCCGTCGCGCTCGAATGTGCGCTGCGCCATCCGGAGGCGGTCGCGGGCGTCATCGCCGTCTCGGGCTACTATTTTCCGAAGCCCCGCCCGGCGCTTGCGTTCGCGTCGCTCCCGGCCGTTCCCATCCTCGGCACCATCGCGCGCTATACGGTCCTTCCCCTTCTCGCGCGGAAGACCTGGCCGCTGGTGCTGGAGAAGATGTTCCGCCCCGCGCCGATCGCGCCACGCTTCTCGGCCTCGCTGCGCGAGCTCGCCTGCGGTCCGGAGGGGCTGCGCTCGGTCGCGGCCGAGTCGGCGCTCCTGATCGCCGCCTCGGCCATGGTGCCGGACTACAGCCGCATCACGGCGCCGGTCGGCATCCTCGCAGGCGACGCCGACGATCTCATCGATGCCGCCGAGCAGGCCGGGCTGCTCAAGGCCGCCATTCCCGGCGCCCTGGTCGACATCGTCCCGCATGCCGGGCATATGGTGCAGCAGACGGCGCCGGACGCCGTCCTCGCCATGATCGACCGCATCGAGACCGCGCGCCGCGCCGCCTGA
- a CDS encoding HAD family hydrolase, with translation MSGTDLFPGASFAALLFDMDGTLLSSIEAAERIWSRWAARHGLDVETFLPTIHGKRAVETIAELGLPGVDAVREAHELTLAEMDDMGGIRAIDGAVDFLAGLPGHRWAIVTSAPRPLALRRLAAAGVPVPELLITADDVVNGKPQPDCYLLAASRLGVDIAACLVVEDAPAGIAAGEASGARVLVVAATHREEMATPHPVIGTYAELVVALDGDGVRVHRAPAA, from the coding sequence TTGTCCGGCACGGATCTTTTTCCCGGCGCGTCCTTTGCCGCGCTCCTGTTCGACATGGACGGAACGCTCCTGTCCTCGATCGAAGCGGCGGAGCGGATCTGGTCGCGCTGGGCGGCCCGTCACGGGCTCGATGTCGAGACCTTCCTGCCGACGATCCATGGCAAGCGCGCGGTCGAGACGATCGCCGAGCTCGGCCTTCCCGGTGTCGATGCCGTCCGCGAGGCGCATGAACTGACGCTCGCCGAGATGGACGACATGGGCGGCATCCGCGCCATCGACGGCGCGGTCGATTTCCTCGCCGGACTGCCTGGCCATCGCTGGGCGATCGTGACCTCGGCGCCCCGCCCCCTCGCGCTTCGCCGCCTCGCGGCAGCCGGCGTGCCGGTGCCGGAACTGCTGATCACGGCCGACGACGTCGTGAACGGCAAGCCGCAGCCGGACTGCTATCTCCTCGCCGCGAGCCGTCTCGGCGTCGATATCGCCGCTTGCCTCGTAGTCGAGGACGCGCCGGCCGGCATCGCCGCCGGCGAGGCGTCGGGCGCGCGCGTCCTCGTGGTGGCGGCGACGCATCGCGAGGAAATGGCGACGCCGCATCCGGTCATCGGCACCTATGCCGAACTCGTCGTGGCGCTCGACGGCGACGGGGTGCGGGTGCATCGCGCGCCTGCGGCCTGA
- a CDS encoding DUF3313 domain-containing protein has product MTFPSSEQTSPTARPSRAAGRRLARAALAAAALALLAGCASVPLSSGAGLTSTARLGQESGSFGKTRSFADKQALAAARTVRIVPTTLSAQAASRVPKAADRVLVSNAIDRATCIALSDRFEIVAGNQPADLSVHSIVADIVPTDKVLAGASVAVSLGSSFVLPVGAPRLPLGLGGLSMEGEALDRSGQQVAALVWAKGANSLTTKPRVSDVGDAYALASSYGGALATLLAKGTPPPDVNIAIPSGQRVQSFLGGKPKYAACDAFGRQAGIPGFVSGMVGAPPEWTDPSARAPAPAPAR; this is encoded by the coding sequence ATGACATTTCCTTCCTCCGAGCAGACCAGCCCGACCGCGCGGCCGTCCCGAGCGGCCGGACGCCGCCTGGCGCGCGCCGCGCTCGCCGCGGCCGCGCTGGCGCTGCTCGCGGGATGCGCGTCGGTGCCTCTTTCCTCGGGGGCCGGCCTCACCTCGACGGCACGGCTCGGCCAGGAGAGCGGCAGCTTCGGCAAGACGCGCAGCTTCGCCGACAAGCAGGCCCTTGCGGCCGCCCGAACGGTCCGCATCGTGCCGACCACGCTGTCGGCGCAGGCGGCGAGCCGCGTTCCCAAGGCGGCGGACCGGGTGCTCGTCTCCAACGCCATCGACCGCGCCACCTGCATCGCACTCAGCGACCGGTTCGAGATCGTGGCGGGCAACCAGCCGGCCGATCTTTCCGTGCACAGCATCGTCGCGGACATCGTGCCGACCGACAAGGTGCTGGCGGGCGCGTCGGTCGCGGTCTCGCTGGGCAGCAGCTTCGTGCTGCCGGTTGGCGCGCCGCGCCTGCCGCTCGGCCTCGGCGGGCTGTCGATGGAAGGCGAGGCCCTCGACCGGTCCGGCCAGCAGGTCGCCGCGCTGGTCTGGGCCAAGGGCGCCAATTCGCTCACCACCAAGCCGCGCGTCTCCGATGTCGGCGACGCCTATGCGCTCGCCTCGTCCTATGGCGGCGCGCTCGCGACGCTGCTCGCCAAGGGCACGCCGCCGCCGGACGTCAACATCGCCATTCCCTCCGGCCAGCGGGTGCAGTCCTTCCTGGGCGGCAAGCCGAAATATGCCGCCTGCGACGCCTTCGGCCGCCAGGCCGGCATTCCCGGCTTCGTCAGCGGTATGGTGGGCGCCCCGCCGGAATGGACGGATCCCTCCGCCCGCGCCCCCGCTCCCGCGCCCGCGCGATAG